The proteins below come from a single Geobacillus thermoleovorans genomic window:
- a CDS encoding STAS domain-containing protein, with product MFLYELAKNGQNVDVYFKGDLDIEATEAMEAMFQEIRCFHTVSFDLSAVPFVDSTGIGLLVHFIDALKEDGKQVMIFGIQPEVNEVFRIVQLEEILGVPMFCQSRGDQLE from the coding sequence ATGTTTTTATATGAGTTGGCGAAAAATGGGCAGAATGTAGATGTTTATTTTAAAGGGGACTTAGATATTGAGGCAACAGAGGCAATGGAAGCGATGTTTCAAGAAATCAGGTGTTTCCATACGGTTTCTTTCGATTTGTCAGCTGTCCCTTTTGTTGATTCGACGGGGATCGGGCTGCTCGTTCATTTCATTGATGCCTTAAAGGAGGACGGAAAACAAGTGATGATTTTCGGAATACAACCGGAAGTAAATGAAGTATTTCGCATTGTTCAGTTAGAGGAAATTTTAGGAGTGCCGATGTTCTGTCAATCGCGAGGGGATCAGTTGGAATAG
- a CDS encoding PP2C family protein-serine/threonine phosphatase, producing MAKNIQTKLLNGSVPDVKGAEVKGLSIPARLIGGDYYDFYPLGNGKVRIVIGDVMGKGIPAAMLMILTRGAFRSASESSKSPSQTLTAMNKALCQDLRSLKSFVTLVCADWDPHTNVLTYASAGHMMPLLLKSKERKVVELPKTLGIMVGAFPEYVYEEKEIALETDDVVLFYTDGIIEAENRKKEQFQRDRLIRALLKYASCPAHQAGQRVIEDIYTFTEGAMQKDDMTMVIVKIHQET from the coding sequence TTGGCGAAAAATATTCAAACGAAATTGTTGAATGGCTCGGTTCCTGATGTAAAAGGTGCAGAAGTGAAGGGCCTTTCCATTCCAGCTAGGTTGATTGGCGGAGACTACTATGATTTTTACCCGCTCGGCAACGGAAAAGTCCGTATCGTGATTGGCGATGTGATGGGAAAAGGGATTCCCGCGGCAATGTTAATGATTTTGACGCGCGGAGCGTTTCGCAGCGCCTCAGAAAGCAGTAAAAGCCCAAGTCAGACGCTGACGGCGATGAACAAAGCTCTCTGTCAAGATTTGCGCTCCTTGAAATCGTTTGTCACACTAGTTTGTGCTGATTGGGACCCGCATACGAACGTTCTGACATATGCGAGCGCCGGCCATATGATGCCTTTGCTGTTGAAAAGCAAAGAAAGGAAAGTCGTTGAACTTCCTAAGACGTTGGGGATCATGGTTGGCGCGTTCCCTGAATATGTGTATGAAGAAAAAGAGATCGCTCTTGAAACGGACGATGTCGTGTTGTTTTATACTGATGGCATTATCGAGGCGGAAAACCGGAAAAAGGAGCAATTTCAGCGTGATCGTCTTATCCGCGCATTATTAAAATACGCCAGCTGTCCAGCGCATCAGGCGGGGCAGCGTGTGATAGAGGATATTTACACCTTTACGGAAGGCGCTATGCAAAAAGATGATATGACCATGGTGATAGTAAAAATTCATCAAGAAACATAA
- a CDS encoding SDR family oxidoreductase, with the protein MFDMKALKGKNIVITGASRGIGYETAKQLAKLGSNLALGSRTIKQMSPEQFSSYGNVFLAEVDVADERSVKDFVCDVVSTLGSVDALINSAGVGTFANVLDSQTDEFDTMISVNLRGTYLCCKHFGRHMVERRKGRILNMVSVAGVTAIPGCGGYCASKFGVLGLTKVLQSELRAQGVYVSAVIPGAVRSSFWDRIDHQLDVKQMIPVETLAKHIVYMLAQPEDALIDEIVITPPLGIL; encoded by the coding sequence ATGTTTGATATGAAGGCATTAAAAGGAAAAAACATTGTTATTACGGGGGCAAGTCGCGGCATTGGGTATGAAACGGCGAAACAACTAGCAAAACTTGGATCTAATTTAGCGTTAGGCAGCCGGACGATAAAACAGATGAGCCCAGAACAGTTCAGCAGTTACGGGAATGTTTTCTTGGCGGAAGTGGACGTTGCTGACGAACGTTCAGTCAAAGATTTTGTATGCGATGTGGTTAGCACGTTAGGCTCGGTCGATGCCTTGATTAACAGCGCGGGGGTCGGAACGTTTGCGAATGTGCTCGATTCACAGACCGATGAGTTTGATACGATGATATCGGTGAATTTAAGAGGAACGTATTTATGCTGCAAACATTTTGGGCGGCATATGGTGGAGCGGAGAAAAGGAAGAATTTTAAATATGGTATCCGTCGCGGGCGTCACCGCAATTCCAGGATGTGGAGGGTACTGCGCCTCGAAGTTTGGAGTGCTCGGTTTAACGAAGGTGCTTCAGTCGGAGTTAAGAGCCCAAGGTGTATATGTTTCCGCCGTCATTCCTGGGGCGGTAAGAAGCAGTTTTTGGGATCGTATCGACCATCAACTGGATGTCAAGCAAATGATTCCAGTTGAAACATTAGCGAAGCATATTGTTTACATGCTTGCCCAACCGGAAGATGCCTTGATCGACGAAATCGTCATTACCCCGCCTCTTGGAATATTATAG
- a CDS encoding alpha/beta hydrolase, which yields MSTDCLKTMQKTIIAAKWIDGFWDRWIVHGVEKDDISSIRSFLVDKESWVETWGALARSWAERAVSLPAAEAETAWRKASLYYHLAQWIIPERNEEKKEWLLKSLQAARIADELSPLETHYVQLDVEGKTCFGRVRLPVKAKGAVIIINPLDSTKEELFTYEDDFLQNGFVTVSFDGPGQGETYVHSGLKGAAGRWEQFIHLLIDWTSSHFSLPICVFGTSSGASWAIYSSGHPKVRKVAAVSPAFESKEIQLPAYFVERVQFVSEEKGSVWLPQLERTTFRHPVLLVHGKRDTMVPSEHIYRLYDRLPVGKQLLEFDDEGHCCNYKLHYIRGYAASWFQE from the coding sequence ATGTCAACGGATTGCTTAAAGACGATGCAAAAAACGATCATCGCCGCCAAGTGGATTGATGGTTTTTGGGACCGATGGATTGTCCATGGGGTGGAGAAGGACGATATTTCTTCGATCCGCTCTTTTTTGGTCGATAAAGAAAGCTGGGTGGAAACATGGGGGGCGCTCGCCCGTTCATGGGCTGAAAGAGCGGTGAGTTTGCCGGCTGCGGAGGCGGAAACCGCTTGGCGGAAGGCGAGCCTTTATTACCATTTGGCGCAATGGATCATCCCGGAACGGAATGAGGAAAAGAAGGAATGGCTGTTAAAAAGCTTGCAAGCCGCCCGCATAGCTGATGAGCTGTCGCCGCTCGAAACTCATTACGTCCAACTCGATGTGGAGGGTAAGACGTGTTTTGGAAGGGTTCGGCTGCCCGTTAAGGCCAAAGGGGCGGTCATTATCATCAATCCGCTTGATTCAACGAAAGAAGAACTTTTCACATATGAGGACGATTTTTTGCAAAACGGGTTTGTGACTGTCAGTTTTGACGGCCCTGGCCAAGGCGAAACGTATGTGCATAGCGGCTTAAAAGGCGCCGCCGGGCGTTGGGAGCAGTTTATTCATTTATTGATCGACTGGACATCTTCGCACTTTTCGCTGCCGATTTGCGTATTTGGCACCAGCTCTGGCGCTTCTTGGGCCATTTACAGCAGCGGCCATCCGAAAGTGAGAAAAGTGGCGGCTGTTTCTCCAGCGTTCGAGAGTAAAGAAATTCAGCTGCCTGCCTATTTTGTTGAGAGGGTACAGTTTGTCAGCGAAGAAAAGGGGTCGGTTTGGCTCCCACAGTTAGAAAGGACAACGTTTCGCCATCCGGTTTTGCTTGTGCATGGAAAACGGGATACTATGGTGCCAAGCGAGCACATTTATCGCCTATATGATCGGTTGCCCGTTGGAAAACAACTGCTCGAATTCGACGATGAAGGACATTGTTGCAATTATAAACTGCACTATATTCGCGGATATGCCGCATCATGGTTTCAAGAATAG
- a CDS encoding 6-carboxytetrahydropterin synthase codes for MLYLTRTIAFSAAHRYWIEDWSVEKNKAVFGLCSNLNGHGHDYQLDVTVKGLVNPLTGIVVNITQVDAIMKEVVSAELDGKFLNQEHPYFQTHIPTTEMMVTYIWDVLQGKFSCCQLCKVKLQENETLYAVKEEQELVQLTRRYYFSSAHRLHSDQLTNEENQRLFGKCNNRYGHGHNYCLEVTVIGKPDPITGMVVNLAELDEIVNREVLVKFDHKHLNLDTDEFKQINPTAENIVIVIWELLAPHLSSLYKIGLWETQKNYFEYFGPHKEK; via the coding sequence TTGCTTTACTTAACACGTACAATTGCATTTTCGGCAGCACACCGGTATTGGATTGAGGATTGGAGTGTGGAAAAAAATAAAGCTGTTTTTGGCCTATGCAGCAACTTGAACGGGCATGGCCATGATTATCAGCTTGACGTGACGGTAAAAGGGCTTGTCAATCCGCTCACCGGTATTGTCGTTAATATCACTCAAGTCGATGCCATTATGAAAGAAGTAGTTTCTGCCGAATTAGACGGAAAATTTCTCAATCAAGAACATCCATATTTTCAAACACATATTCCGACGACTGAGATGATGGTCACGTACATTTGGGATGTTTTGCAAGGAAAATTTAGCTGCTGTCAACTTTGCAAAGTGAAACTGCAGGAAAATGAGACGCTTTATGCAGTCAAGGAGGAACAAGAGTTGGTCCAATTGACGAGAAGGTACTATTTCAGCAGCGCCCATCGGTTGCATAGCGATCAATTGACTAATGAAGAAAACCAAAGGTTATTTGGCAAGTGCAATAATCGTTACGGCCACGGCCACAATTATTGTCTGGAAGTCACTGTAATCGGAAAACCCGATCCGATTACTGGGATGGTGGTAAACTTAGCGGAATTAGATGAAATTGTAAATAGGGAGGTTTTAGTGAAATTTGATCATAAACATCTTAACCTGGATACAGATGAATTTAAGCAAATCAACCCGACGGCAGAGAATATAGTGATCGTCATTTGGGAGCTTCTTGCCCCGCATCTTTCGTCTCTTTATAAAATTGGACTATGGGAGACACAGAAGAACTATTTTGAATATTTCGGACCGCATAAGGAGAAGTAA
- a CDS encoding class I adenylate-forming enzyme family protein → MSQLYKWIFEEGKNEDVHKTILTSQTGSYSLDDIRQEVNKYCSLLTQLGPVQRKRVAFMIPYASSFLSLLLAVNRLGAVAVPISPFLRSEDLSRLLEFINPHVILTIRQHQNFQFFNAVSQWAHGTGEETIIYDSVKGDHWKATVVAGMPKPVESEPVDIIACTSGSTGVPKGVMVDFNFIQFGDAALSAALSLSASDKVLGIVPFSGLFGLCLMVVSIKKRLHFVATESFHFPDIIRLLHTHPVNKLVTSPSLFRSLYLLAKKPVLEPLELIGLAGERITADFIEAVRPIDHCRIISIYGLTEIGGVMFSKNDVRQGMDWELVPGVEAAIVNAPDKREIGELVVKTPNGFLGYYQRPDLTQEAYRDGWFYTGDVARMTESGAIEIVGRKKEMIKKGGQQVIPGEIESLLASHPSIFAAAVVGIPHPIFGEQIVAFVVPKEHVSDTNLYSFCRERLASYKVPDHIFTIDEIPVSQGKADKVKLQQLATKRIAARE, encoded by the coding sequence ATGAGCCAGCTATACAAATGGATATTTGAGGAAGGGAAAAACGAAGATGTTCATAAGACGATTTTAACGTCGCAAACGGGCAGCTATTCGCTAGACGATATACGGCAGGAAGTAAACAAATACTGTTCTCTCCTGACGCAGCTCGGCCCCGTCCAAAGAAAAAGAGTAGCGTTTATGATTCCATATGCTTCCAGTTTCCTTAGTTTACTGTTGGCCGTTAACCGCCTCGGAGCGGTTGCTGTGCCGATCAGTCCGTTTTTAAGAAGCGAAGATTTATCCCGCTTGCTCGAATTCATAAATCCGCATGTGATTTTGACCATCAGGCAACATCAAAATTTTCAATTTTTCAATGCCGTTTCCCAATGGGCTCATGGCACGGGAGAGGAAACGATCATTTATGATTCGGTAAAAGGGGATCATTGGAAAGCAACGGTCGTTGCCGGGATGCCTAAGCCGGTTGAAAGCGAGCCTGTTGACATCATTGCGTGTACGTCAGGGAGCACTGGGGTCCCAAAAGGGGTGATGGTTGATTTCAACTTTATCCAATTTGGCGATGCAGCGTTATCTGCTGCGCTGTCTCTTTCTGCATCGGACAAAGTGCTTGGGATAGTTCCGTTTTCAGGATTATTCGGGCTATGTTTAATGGTAGTATCGATCAAAAAACGGCTGCATTTTGTTGCTACTGAATCATTTCACTTTCCCGATATCATTCGACTGTTGCACACCCATCCTGTCAATAAGTTGGTGACAAGCCCGTCACTATTTCGATCGCTGTACTTGTTGGCGAAAAAACCGGTGCTCGAGCCGCTCGAGCTCATCGGGTTGGCGGGGGAGAGGATTACGGCCGATTTTATCGAAGCCGTGCGGCCGATTGACCATTGCCGCATCATAAGCATATATGGCTTGACGGAGATTGGCGGTGTGATGTTTAGCAAAAACGATGTTCGCCAAGGAATGGATTGGGAATTAGTTCCAGGGGTTGAGGCGGCCATCGTCAATGCTCCGGACAAAAGGGAGATCGGTGAATTGGTCGTCAAGACGCCTAACGGATTTTTAGGATATTATCAGCGCCCGGATTTAACGCAGGAAGCCTACCGGGATGGATGGTTTTATACCGGAGATGTAGCGCGGATGACAGAAAGCGGGGCGATTGAAATCGTCGGCCGCAAAAAAGAAATGATTAAAAAAGGTGGGCAACAGGTGATTCCGGGAGAGATCGAGAGTTTGTTGGCCAGTCATCCGAGCATTTTTGCGGCAGCGGTTGTGGGGATTCCTCATCCAATTTTTGGAGAGCAAATTGTCGCCTTCGTTGTTCCGAAAGAACATGTAAGCGATACGAATCTTTACTCATTTTGCCGCGAGCGGCTCGCTTCTTATAAAGTGCCCGATCATATTTTCACCATCGATGAGATCCCGGTCAGCCAAGGGAAGGCCGATAAAGTCAAATTGCAGCAGTTGGCGACGAAGCGGATTGCTGCCCGTGAATAG
- a CDS encoding HAMP domain-containing protein produces MRRITLRKRFLVQVFSLLIVIACLFGMLQVYFMNRQIEADIYEKSLLIARGVEQGIEETELASKMIEHQIDLQMVAVARHIGDLLRTPEARHIRHEQLEEMKERFQLAGLTIFERKGDDIVATKSTDPKDIGFSTKSYGKTVYAYADTLLKGGMPRVAGEEGYASQNIFVLPIVQSGSHKDKPRFFKYAYYHPPGSDYIINPFIQAGDVYQFTKQAGPDQLIEQIKRRSSYIKDISVLNAAVFKNPALETNFYPPVKKIEYGEFKYHTKQDIDMMKELVDNPAKKLSVQEVNSEKLYKVFLPISDHRILYLVLDYQKMTAPFYNYSIILIASSLLSLLSLFVVTIPFFNRIYENIQKLKRQMQQLAAGDLTVKSHVKDGSELEELSNDVNQMVQKLNVLVTDVKEQAVKTQRSSVVLEAEASRSVEKMYELAVGTTLQSREWLNEIHAFLDEMANVLKAFPGDQKVMTVLEKVEQMRVIANDRTAVVTEMTIQLSDLLKELHGQSKELSYISNALLQQMSRFIL; encoded by the coding sequence ATGAGGCGAATAACGTTAAGAAAGCGGTTTTTAGTGCAAGTATTTTCTTTGCTTATCGTCATTGCGTGCCTGTTTGGTATGTTGCAAGTTTATTTTATGAATCGGCAAATCGAAGCCGATATTTATGAAAAGTCGTTGCTCATAGCTCGCGGCGTCGAGCAAGGGATCGAGGAAACAGAGCTGGCGTCGAAAATGATCGAGCACCAAATTGACTTGCAAATGGTAGCGGTCGCACGGCATATCGGCGATCTTCTCCGTACGCCGGAAGCCCGACATATTCGCCATGAGCAGTTGGAAGAGATGAAAGAGAGGTTTCAACTGGCCGGGCTGACGATTTTTGAACGAAAGGGCGACGATATTGTAGCGACGAAGTCGACGGATCCAAAAGATATTGGATTCAGCACCAAAAGTTACGGAAAAACCGTGTATGCATACGCGGACACCCTCTTAAAAGGGGGAATGCCGCGGGTTGCCGGGGAGGAAGGGTATGCGAGCCAAAACATCTTCGTGCTCCCAATTGTCCAATCCGGCTCCCATAAGGACAAGCCGCGCTTTTTTAAGTACGCCTACTATCATCCGCCCGGATCGGATTATATTATTAACCCGTTTATTCAAGCGGGGGACGTATACCAGTTCACCAAGCAGGCGGGTCCGGATCAGTTGATCGAACAAATCAAGCGAAGAAGCTCCTATATCAAGGATATTTCCGTATTAAATGCGGCGGTATTTAAAAACCCTGCTTTGGAAACAAACTTTTATCCGCCGGTGAAGAAAATAGAATACGGCGAGTTTAAGTACCATACAAAACAAGATATTGATATGATGAAAGAGTTGGTAGACAATCCGGCAAAAAAACTGTCTGTCCAAGAAGTCAACAGCGAAAAACTGTATAAAGTTTTTCTGCCGATCAGCGATCATCGCATTCTTTATTTAGTGTTGGACTATCAAAAAATGACTGCGCCATTCTATAACTATTCGATTATTTTAATCGCTTCAAGCTTATTGTCTTTGCTGTCGCTGTTTGTAGTGACGATTCCATTTTTTAACCGCATTTATGAAAACATTCAAAAACTGAAACGGCAAATGCAACAGTTGGCGGCTGGGGATTTGACGGTAAAAAGCCATGTGAAGGATGGCAGCGAGTTAGAAGAACTTTCAAACGATGTGAATCAAATGGTTCAAAAGCTGAATGTGCTCGTCACAGACGTAAAGGAGCAGGCGGTCAAAACTCAGCGTTCATCCGTCGTGCTTGAAGCAGAGGCTTCGCGGTCGGTCGAGAAAATGTATGAGTTGGCCGTGGGAACAACGCTTCAATCGAGAGAATGGCTGAATGAAATCCATGCATTTTTAGACGAAATGGCAAATGTATTAAAAGCATTTCCGGGGGATCAAAAGGTGATGACTGTTTTGGAGAAGGTTGAGCAAATGAGAGTGATCGCCAATGACCGAACGGCGGTAGTCACAGAGATGACGATCCAATTGTCTGATTTACTGAAAGAGCTTCATGGTCAGTCAAAAGAGCTTTCATACATCTCTAATGCGCTGCTTCAACAGATGAGCCGTTTTATCCTTTAA
- a CDS encoding STAS domain-containing protein: MGLQIGLHFDDEAANLEIRGILDISTAHILEGYIQKLIGIKGLTIDLSGLEFIDSTGVGAIMEIIYHSIEHSFSIELKGMSGPIHEILETVGLLTMLETIAGRAV; encoded by the coding sequence ATGGGGTTACAGATCGGGTTGCACTTCGATGATGAGGCAGCCAATTTGGAAATCAGGGGAATACTTGATATATCGACCGCCCATATATTGGAAGGTTATATACAAAAGCTTATAGGCATCAAGGGGTTGACTATTGATCTTTCTGGATTGGAATTTATTGACTCTACAGGGGTTGGAGCGATCATGGAAATCATTTATCATTCCATCGAACATTCATTTTCAATCGAACTAAAAGGGATGAGTGGGCCAATACACGAGATTTTAGAAACGGTCGGTTTATTGACGATGTTGGAGACGATTGCCGGGAGGGCGGTTTGA
- a CDS encoding ATP-binding protein has product MVAKLFKSFFRRSDEETASFPLFCMPELPLPELLHRTKRAFLARKLGQYIGIRARGVDRFFYESLATKTFKNNKKDLESYVLYLSELMLEWGENGQDIQQEIKELNETAIFTNAMLKAYDIYKDELFGRPAHSCSCQPKCNVRDIDEKKWEIYRDVMHAATQGKFLLVKEEEVGRLEQGTIICRAGIRSRSDIPKCRELAKQAFEALGVGPLALVSWLLAVSEAVTNVIKHAEWGEMSLIQDKASKELRLIVKDQGPGFPMKELPKMVLLSGYSTKKSLGQGFTLIMRIAQKVFLSTSSQGSVLVLVFYAEEGANVNGLLKDDAKNDHRRQVD; this is encoded by the coding sequence ATGGTGGCGAAACTGTTTAAAAGCTTCTTTCGTCGCTCCGATGAAGAAACGGCCTCTTTTCCCTTGTTTTGCATGCCTGAGCTGCCGCTGCCGGAGTTGTTACATCGAACGAAACGAGCGTTTCTTGCTAGAAAACTAGGCCAATATATTGGGATTAGGGCACGGGGTGTGGATCGTTTCTTTTATGAATCGCTAGCCACGAAAACATTTAAAAATAACAAGAAAGACTTGGAAAGTTATGTCCTTTATTTAAGTGAATTGATGCTCGAGTGGGGCGAGAATGGACAGGATATTCAACAAGAAATAAAGGAGTTAAACGAAACAGCCATTTTCACTAATGCCATGTTAAAAGCGTATGACATATACAAGGATGAGCTGTTTGGCCGCCCTGCGCATTCCTGTTCTTGTCAGCCAAAATGCAATGTTCGTGATATTGATGAGAAAAAGTGGGAAATATACCGCGATGTGATGCACGCCGCCACTCAAGGGAAATTTCTGCTCGTTAAGGAGGAAGAAGTGGGGCGGCTTGAACAAGGAACGATCATTTGCCGGGCCGGAATCCGCTCCCGCTCAGACATTCCGAAATGCAGGGAGTTGGCCAAGCAGGCGTTTGAAGCTCTCGGCGTTGGCCCATTGGCCCTTGTCAGCTGGTTGCTTGCCGTCTCCGAAGCAGTGACAAATGTCATTAAACATGCGGAATGGGGAGAAATGTCGCTGATCCAGGACAAGGCAAGCAAGGAGTTGCGGTTGATTGTGAAGGACCAAGGACCTGGATTCCCGATGAAGGAACTTCCGAAAATGGTGCTTCTATCCGGATATTCAACAAAGAAATCGCTTGGTCAGGGATTTACGTTAATCATGAGAATAGCCCAAAAAGTGTTTCTATCTACTTCCTCGCAAGGTTCCGTGCTTGTTTTAGTTTTTTACGCCGAGGAGGGAGCCAATGTCAACGGATTGCTTAAAGACGATGCAAAAAACGATCATCGCCGCCAAGTGGATTGA
- a CDS encoding FapA family protein: MGQTIISKGKNIDEAIHVGLAILQSKREEVQIEIIQRETKGIWRIGFKPAIVKLTKVERQVEPSSVAEEEKSDSASVGGARSKVTEDHLSGKAWVRGGQIFYRPSPLCYPTITVGQGVLLFKNGEPVTGTTVITEGDQLEIQTAEETVETKWDIIVDEDKLHAILRIEPGVKKRFQIKDIDPDYHIELKAEQHIEVQNTLEYKPVLQKLKSLNIVQGLDFIAMAEAAKTTKPGDFVIARGVKPQQGKNGWVELTVNLDSKQAGPKLREDGTVDFREVNNIPSVHPGQVIAIVHPPVPGVPGVTVTNEPIPPKPVYPVAVYLGKGVTAIENGTKIVALANGRPVFRQQGLDVHIFIVDKLTHQGDVDLGSGNIRFHGDVDITGNVEDGMSVEAEGNITIFQNVTRATITSKQAVFIRRNVIGSVISAGTGHILTSELAHLLITIEGYIEKMISSIKQLVSSPAFKRTDWKQNGLFPLIKLLMDYKFRPLVAVGHKYIEVTKRGDRQQFHPVWFDLAERFQRCFFSSIPNELHSLEQLAKLLEDIKTTMKQYTDVNGESSYIEMAYALNSTIYCSGDITVFGQGCYNCTIHSGGFLNVKGVMRGGRAYARKGASIQEAGSDSGVVTHIAVPEGQTVRFGVVKEGTIVQIGKTAYTFQKEHRQIEAALDENGQMIFD; the protein is encoded by the coding sequence ATGGGGCAAACGATCATTTCGAAAGGAAAAAACATCGATGAGGCGATTCACGTTGGCCTAGCGATTTTGCAAAGCAAACGTGAAGAGGTGCAGATCGAAATTATCCAACGGGAAACAAAAGGAATTTGGCGCATCGGTTTCAAACCAGCAATTGTAAAGCTGACGAAAGTAGAAAGGCAGGTTGAGCCGTCTAGCGTTGCTGAAGAAGAAAAATCCGATTCGGCCAGTGTGGGCGGAGCGCGGTCCAAAGTAACTGAGGATCATTTGAGCGGAAAAGCATGGGTACGAGGAGGGCAAATTTTTTATCGTCCATCGCCGCTATGCTATCCGACCATTACCGTGGGGCAAGGCGTTCTGCTTTTTAAAAATGGCGAGCCAGTGACGGGGACGACGGTCATCACGGAAGGCGACCAATTAGAAATACAAACGGCGGAGGAAACGGTCGAGACAAAATGGGATATCATCGTTGATGAAGACAAGCTGCACGCCATCTTGCGCATAGAGCCGGGGGTGAAAAAACGCTTTCAAATAAAAGATATCGACCCTGATTACCATATTGAGTTAAAAGCCGAACAGCACATTGAAGTGCAAAACACTCTCGAGTACAAACCGGTTTTGCAAAAACTAAAATCGTTGAATATTGTCCAAGGGCTTGATTTTATCGCGATGGCTGAAGCGGCCAAAACGACAAAACCGGGTGATTTCGTCATTGCTAGAGGAGTGAAACCGCAGCAAGGAAAAAACGGTTGGGTGGAGTTAACGGTCAATTTGGACAGTAAACAGGCGGGGCCGAAACTGCGGGAAGACGGCACTGTTGATTTCCGCGAAGTAAACAATATTCCTTCCGTTCATCCGGGGCAAGTCATCGCGATCGTTCATCCCCCGGTCCCGGGCGTTCCGGGCGTGACGGTGACGAATGAGCCGATTCCGCCTAAACCTGTCTACCCGGTGGCTGTCTATTTAGGAAAAGGAGTAACGGCGATTGAAAATGGAACGAAAATTGTGGCGTTGGCCAACGGGCGGCCCGTATTTCGGCAACAAGGGCTAGATGTGCATATATTTATAGTGGACAAGCTTACTCATCAAGGCGACGTCGATTTAGGTTCGGGCAATATTCGGTTTCATGGCGACGTCGACATTACCGGCAACGTCGAAGACGGGATGAGCGTCGAGGCGGAGGGCAATATTACGATATTTCAAAATGTCACTCGAGCGACGATTACGTCAAAACAAGCTGTCTTTATCAGACGAAATGTCATTGGAAGCGTCATCTCGGCGGGAACAGGCCATATACTGACTTCCGAGCTCGCGCATTTGTTAATCACAATCGAAGGATATATTGAAAAAATGATTTCCTCTATAAAGCAGCTAGTCAGTTCTCCGGCGTTTAAAAGGACAGATTGGAAACAGAACGGACTGTTCCCATTAATCAAGCTTTTAATGGATTATAAATTCCGCCCTTTAGTTGCAGTAGGGCACAAGTATATTGAGGTGACCAAAAGGGGCGACCGCCAGCAGTTTCATCCGGTTTGGTTCGATTTAGCTGAGCGGTTTCAACGCTGTTTTTTCTCGAGCATCCCGAACGAGCTCCATTCCCTTGAACAGCTCGCCAAGCTGCTTGAGGACATAAAGACAACAATGAAACAATACACGGATGTCAATGGCGAAAGCAGTTATATCGAGATGGCCTACGCGTTGAATAGCACGATCTACTGCAGCGGCGATATAACCGTTTTTGGCCAAGGATGCTATAACTGTACGATTCATTCCGGCGGTTTTCTAAACGTAAAAGGGGTTATGCGCGGCGGCCGCGCCTACGCCCGAAAAGGGGCGTCTATTCAAGAGGCTGGTTCGGATTCCGGGGTCGTTACACACATTGCCGTGCCTGAGGGCCAAACAGTGAGATTTGGTGTGGTGAAAGAGGGGACAATAGTTCAAATCGGTAAAACAGCTTACACGTTCCAAAAAGAACATCGCCAAATTGAAGCGGCGTTAGACGAAAACGGACAAATGATTTTCGATTAA
- a CDS encoding phosphopantetheine-binding protein, giving the protein MGFSDFCQLIAEEAKVPVEQVTAESSFQNDLGVDSLQLVHLLVVLAEKLQLEIGQIPHDLDFRTVGGLYKSLVGKGEII; this is encoded by the coding sequence ATGGGGTTTTCTGACTTTTGCCAATTGATTGCTGAAGAGGCAAAAGTGCCGGTGGAGCAAGTAACCGCCGAATCTTCGTTTCAAAATGACTTAGGGGTTGATTCGTTGCAACTTGTTCATTTGCTTGTCGTATTGGCTGAAAAGCTTCAGTTAGAAATTGGGCAAATTCCTCACGATTTGGACTTCCGAACCGTTGGTGGACTGTACAAGTCGTTAGTTGGGAAAGGAGAAATAATATGA